TCACAACAGTTGAATTGTGGACTGATTACATGTACAGCTGTGGGATTATTAATATTGTACTCCATCCACCGATGATGAAGAAATGTATCGTACTGGTACAGTTTGTACTTTTCCTTTTAAAATAAAAGTTTCAAATCTCATCTGTTTGGTTCTTCTGTTTTGATATTGAAGTCAATAGGAAGGAATAATCATTTTGCTGTGAAAACCTTGTGCATTTCTCCACATGAATAAGTGAACTGCAGTGAAGAAGGTTTTTGCATCAAATTTCATGGAAGATTGACCTCAAGCTGCATGCCTAGTACAATACTTGGCTAGATTCAACTAGAAGTAACAAGCCCCTGGTTGATGCATCCTGACATATCGGGGGTTTAAGCTCAATTCCTAGTGGCATTCCCCGCAACCAACCCTCATCGACAACCAGTGTCGGAGGGTAGACTGTTACTTCGCATCACTCTTGTTTCTATCGATGCCAAAGAAGCTCTACACAGTTAGCTTGGTCTGTCACACTCCGACTGCATCAAAGAAGAGTTGAGAAGCATTTATTAGTATGATCCACTGTGATTTCATCAAAACGCATTGCTTTCTGATCTATTAAGGACTGACAGCGACACAGAATTGCAATTAATGATATCATACAGAAGAAATAAGCTACAATAATAACAAAAGAAGGCCAAGGGGTATTGGAGAAAGAAGAACTTATTCCAACACTCAAAGTATTAAAACAAGGGGAAGAAATATTCAAAGTTTTACAGCAGTTTTGGGAAGACTTTCAAAAAAGCCATTTCAAGGACTTCAGTGCAAACAATATATCCTTTTCCCATGGAGTAAGGTGACTTGCTTTCTGGTGGCATGAGATGGATTCAAGTCCCAGTGGGAACAAATTTTGGAACTGAATGGGAACTTGATTTGGCAAAAAGGTCAAAGATAGAGACCAAATTGTACATTTCAATGCTAAAACATTAATATTGATTTTTTGCTAATGTTAAAAGACGGAATGGAATTCAGTTGTTCTGTAACTGATATTTCCAATAATTTCGTAGATGTTTATGCTTCTTGCAATTCCCTGCTAGGAAAATGAGGATCAGCAAAAAGAAGAGCATGTGTTTTGAAAAGTGGGCAATACTACTCTTCATTTCACAATTCAATGCCGACGTCTCCTTTTTTTAAAACCTACCCTCTCAGGGCAAAGCCTGCAGCTTAGGCCAAACaaagttaatgttatgtttttggTTTACGGCCGCATCAATTCCAACACCCGCGCGTCGATATCTTTTAATTTTCCCATTCATTAGCCAAGTAGACAATATCGCGCCACGGTGCGTTTATTTGAACTACCCTATTATACGCATGACTCATCGTTGGAATTTCCCTCAGGCGTGCATTGATTTGTATACATTGTTCAGCATTGTTCGGCCACACACTTCAACTAGTGTGAGTAGGGACACGCCACGCAAGCATTTAATTGTATCGATAGAACAATGTCATGGCAGCTAACTTCTGTTGCCATATTGTTTGGTCCCAAAATTCTCCACCCATTCGGTGTTGTGGATATCGCCAAATCAGCTTACtaaaagtaataaaaattatcacagaaaaaaaacaaacctgCGTGACCGcatccattttcagttgaccatAAAACCAGAAACATAACTTTGACCTTCTTTGGCCTTAAGGTCGGTGGGACTAAATTGTGTAAGTGGCTCACCAAATGTATGCCTTGGTACAAAATGTAGGGCTACAAAGCTCAATGTTCAAGATGGCCACTCGCCCAATATATAATTTGGTTTCCACCACTGCACtatataacaagaggcccaagggcctggcgctcagctggatgacctaataacataggactgagggtgtagaGTAGTAAATATccgctttatactactgtttgaaggtcaagagaacacgttataccactaaaatttccaatgcagagctgccagctggatgaaatatgattgaactaatcagtcATGGTATGTAAATCGGAAGATATCCCTATTTCaatatgttgtatcggtagctttacagaaaagaagtgtcagagaggatgagacttctccatggacaattgtggtatgtccaggctgggttgtacagcacaaggatacaaaatgctgtctgtaattgagaggtatcctgatttaacagaggtccacataaatagaaatgaccagtttaggactaacaccactgtcttttttttgataaggtagagaatacaggagtcaacaaaattaattttattgagagaaattgacctgtcctgcaggtgattggaatttacaatacaaagggtcgtttttcatgacattgtgctcaactgcatatccctagtgagtcgatcgggaaccaatctatccttggcgcagacaggttcaaattggctatatcttgaatcaATATTATTGTAAAGTACGAATACTTATGGTGGGGTCATGGGCATGCACTTACTCAACTCCAAGATATAAACTTAGAGAATAGGCTTTATTCTACGGGCGAACTAGCGTACAGGTCTCACTACACGGTAGATgctggagagagagagagatcgCTCCGCCTGCCTACTATGGGGCGCCTCGACAGCCATAATATGGCCCCGTCACATACGTCCCCCTTTTTAAGAGATGTGTCCCACATCGATACAAATTCGGCTCCATCACCGTCCAATACGAGAGAGCAGCTCAAAATCACCTGCTGGCCAAGCAGGGAGAGCAATTTACAAAAACACCATCACATGTCTAAGGTTTCAGTAACCCACATGGAGGATTAAACAAAGTAGTACCCAAGGTACTGTACTCGAAGGATGCAGGGGTAAGCTACAGGTGCCCTAATGTAGACTGTGTTACGGTGAGCACTTCCCTCACTCCTCTCTCATTTACCTCACATAGTGCATTTAATCAGCAGTATTAACGACTAGTCCAATGGACCGGATACACTCCTCAGTCCAGTATGTTGTACTTACACTAGCCAACCGTACCCTTAATTTTCAACATATTATTTCCTATAAAATCTAATTCCAATAAATGCACAAAATTATAACTAGAAATTAAGCAACCTATTTTAACTCTGCATAGTCCAGCAAATCCAACGAATAAAAAATACTCATAGGTATCAACTCAGTCCATTGTCATACCActaaatcatcaatgaatgtcTTCCTCATTTCCTCCTGTCTACCTGATAGTTTGTCACAAATTTCCCCATTTCTGCCCAAATTCTCAAAACACTAAAACTTCTAGTAGGCCACCTGCACTACCCGCCAAGGTCAATGAGGTGTGTAAAGTCATTAATAGCTCAATCACAGCATTGTCCATTAGCGCATTAAAACACACAGGCTCATTTAGACTCGGTCCGAAAGCGCAAAACACCACCTTAAACTGGTTCCAAGTCACAACACATTGAAACAATCATTGATTCACAATCCTTCATGAATATGCACTGAACCCGAAATTTTGACTACACATCCTTCTTTAATATTGTCAGTATGTCCATTAAAGGGTTGAAACATTCCGTACATAGTCATGAAGATATACCGGTGCTCGCACTCCTCGTCCGCTCCTGGTCGTGGTAGGATCCGGTGCTGCCTCTATTTCCATATCTCCTTCCTGTGCCATTTGGTCAGCCTCTGGCCGACCAGCATCCTGTGGGGGTGGTACGTTTGCCGCTGGTATATTAGGAGGGGGTTCGCCCTCATCACGCTCGTCTAGAACTGGCAGCTGGTCCGCTGCATCGTGGTAATTGTCTTCATCTGGGGGTTCAAACTCAGCCTCTCCGCCCTGGTCCGAGTTGCTATCTGCAAGCTCTTCCTGCGGATCATCTTCAGATGCTTGATCCGGTGGCTGGGCCGCGGGTAGGTCATCAGCTACCTCAGCATCGTGGTTTTCGTCTATGTCTTCTGCTAGTATTGGAGGTGGCCGGTCAGCAGGTAAACCCATGTCAACACCTGGCTCACCCTCCTCTGGTGCATTTTGCTCTTCTACTGCTACAACCGCTGGTTCCGTGGGAGGACCAGGATCGGGGGCGACAGGTAACCCCATGCCACCGCCAAACCCTCCTCCAACTGGGCCAATTGGAAATGCCCCTATTGGGGAAAACATTCTCTGTGGAGCTTGAACAGTAGGAGGATTTACCTCTGCTACATCTTCATGATTCTTATCGGTCAGTGGCCGTGGTATCCTTGGTGCCGCATATGGCTTCAGCCGATTGTGATGAACCACTAACCGTTGGCGTTTGGAGGCATCCTCACTTTGTATACGATAAGTAACCCCTGGCAAGCCAGCTGTTGTCTGCATCCGTTTGACAATAATGTACGGACCAATCCATGGCAAAGCCAGTTTCCGGTGCCTGTCTTTGGATACCGTTGTGTGAAGCCATACCTTGTCACCCACTTGGTATGGGTGATGCCTTGCCCATTTGTCATAGACATTTTTCTGTCGCTCCTGACTGATGGTAGCTGTCTTTTGCGCCTCCTGAAAGGCTTCTTGAAGTTCCTGGAATACAGCCTTGGAATAGCGGCTAGCTGAGCTCCAGTAGTCCTTGGTCGGGCAGCCATAGACCACATCTACCGGCAAACGAGGTTCTCTCCCATGGTTCAGATAGAAAGGGGACAGTCCAGTGGTCTCATGTACACTCGAGTTGTAGGCGAGTTGCACTGGTCCCAGGTGTAGGTCCCAATCTGTTCCAAGCTGTACCGTAACCTTAGCTATTGAATTCTTCAGTGTTTCGTTGAACCTTTCAATCATACCATTACCTTCTGGGTGGTATGGCGACGTTCTGGATTTCTGGATGCCGAGCATGGTGCATAGTTCCTGGACTATTTCAGCTTCAAACTGTCGTCCCTGGTCTGAATGGAATGCCTCTGGCATGCCATGTTCGCATACATAGCGTCTGAATATGATATCAGCCACTGTCTTGGCTGTTTGATCTTTCATGGGATACAGATTCACATATTTGGTGAAGTGATCCCCAATTACCAAGCAGTACCGGTTACCCCTGGGACTGACAGGCAATTCTGTGATATCTGTAGCGACCAGCTCAAGGGGAGCATGCGATGTTATGCTCAGTAGTGGAGCCTTCATCCGTGGGCAGGGCTTCCCGCATGCCACACACTGGGCACAAGTTCTACAGAACTCAGCGACATCTGATGTCATTCCTGGCCAATAAAATCGGTTCTTCATTTTGCCCAATGTCTTCCGCCGTCCCAAGTGGGCAGAAGTAACTCCTGTGTGGGTTTCTTCCAAAATCTGTGGACGAAGTCCTGGCGGGACAATCTGTTGAAACACAGGCGTTGCCTTCCTGGGTGGAATCCATGTCCTCACCAACGTATCATCACAAATTTGCAGATCTTCGAACATACGCCAATAGGTGATCACATCACGTCCAGCATCCTTGACGGCTTCCCAGCATGGTTTATCCCTATCTGTTACCCACTGGCGAATCCGTGAAATTGTAGGGTCTCGTTCCTGCTGTGATGCGATGGGAGCCAAGGGTTGGCCCTGGTCGTTACAGGGCATAAGTGATATTGCTCGTACGCCATCGCCATTATCTTTGCACAAGATTGGGGATGGTTTCTCTTTCCGCTTGCCCCTCTTCCTAGGCTTACGTGAGGCCTCTGTGCATGCAGTGGTTTCTTTTGCAGAACTGGTAATCCCTAATTCTGATGTCTTGGGTTTCTGTTTTGCAGTCAGGGTTTCTGATGCAGAACTGGTAACCCCTAATTCTAGCATCACGTCTTCTCGTTTCTCATCCTCAGGATCCCCATTGACGGTACTATCATCGGGGGGGTGAGGCAAAGAGTGCTCCCACTATATCGTCCAGTGTCTCTTTCTCTGGTGATTGAGGCCGGCGGCTCATACCATCAGCGTTTCCATTTTTTACTCCCGGACGATACTGAACCTCCACGTCTCCCCACGTGCTCAACTCATTCATCCATCGGGTCCTTTTCTGGGTAACATCTGCATCCCAGCGAAGTTTATTTCTCTGCAGCAATGGCTTGTGATCCGTGACTATTGTAAAACGTGAACCGTAAAGGTAAATGTTGGTTTTTCGGAGACCCCAGACAATTGCCCACAACTCCTTGTCATATGTACACCAATTTCTCTCAGTCCCACTGAGAGATTTGCTATGATATGCGATTGCTCGCTCTTCCCCATCTTGTTTTTGGCTTAAGACACAGCCTATCGCAAAATCCGACGCATCAGTATACAAAATAAATGGTTCACCCCATCTTGGGAATCCTAAGATTGGCGGTGACATCAGCTTAGACTTCAGAACCTCAAAACTTTCCTGACAGGCCTCGTCCCAGAGGAAAGGAGCATTCTTCTCGGTCAGCTGGATTAATGGTTTCGCTATCTTAGCGAAGTCCTGGACGAAACGTCGGTAGTAGGATGCCAGCCCTATAAAACTCTGGACCTGCTTAACAGTTTTGGGTGTCGGCCAGTTCTGCACCTTCTCTACATTGCTTGGGTCCGGCCTTATGCCATCACGGCTCACATGGTGTCCCAAGAATATGATCTTGTCTCGGCACAAGTGACACTTGCTGGGTTGGAGCTTCAGTCCAGCCTTCTGTAGACGCTGGAAAACTTCTTCGAGGACCTCCAGGTGTTCGTCAAAGGTGGTCGTGAAGATAGCCAGGTCATCAAGATAGGTCAGCATGACTTTCCAGCTCATCCCAGCAAAAGCTAACTCCATCAGTCTCTGGAATAGTGGTGGAGCATTACAAAGGCCAAAAGGTAACCGTTTGAAACGATAAAGATTCGTCCCTATGGAGAAGGCCGTCTTGTCTCGATGATCTCTGTTGACGGGAACTTGCCAATATCCGCTAGTGAGGTCAAGGTTACTGAAGAATGCAGCACCCGACATGGATGCCAGCGAGTCGTCAATACGCGGAAGTGGGTGAGCATCCTTCCGTGTCACAGCATTCAGCTTTCTGTAGTCTACACAAAATCGGAAAGCTCCTGATTTTTTCTTCACGAGGACCACAGGAGAGGACCAAGGGCCAGAGCAGGGCTCAACAACCCCATCCTTCAGCATGTCGTTTACCTGTTCCTCCAACTCGTCCCGCAAGTGGAAAGGAACTCGGCGAGGTGCTTGTTTAATAGGATGAGCATCTCCCGTATCAATATGGTGCTCCGCTAGGTCCGTGAAACCTCTATCATTCGGCGTCTTGCTGAACACTTTATTGTATCTCTTTAAAAGGGACTTCAAACGTGACATCTCTCCCTTTTTCAATTTGGAGCCTGACAGATCGACGGAGGGAACCCCTTCACTGTCGACTGCCTGCTCTTCTCCATTCTCATCAACTTGGTACTACTCCATGAGTTCATATGCCTGTCGCACAGTATTGGATTGGTAACCAGCCGGGCAATGGAATTCTCCAAGACATGTCCCTTTGGCTATCTCCAACGGTTCAGGCTCAGGGTTCATAATACGGACTGGAATCAGCGCATTCTCCGCAGTAGCCGCTATTCGTGACACTACACGCTACCCGGAAATAGAGGCGATGGCGGCTGACCTAGGTATCAACGGCCCTCTCTCCTCTGCTGAGTACAACTGATACACATCCTCACGCATCAGGGAAATATCAGCCCCAGTATCAAACAAAACTGGAATTTCCTGATCCCTGATGGCCATGAGGGCCCTTGGAACAATTCTTTGAGTCTTTTTCTTATGCCGGGCTGCTGACCGACCCTCATCAGCAGCACATGCTAGTTTTCCGACTGCCGGGGACCCCAGCAGTCGGCACTCTTGTGCCCATACTTCCCACAATTATAGCAATTGCCATCAAACCTGCTGTAAAACTGGCCCGGTTGTTCATTGGCAGGGTAACTCCTCTGCTGGGACCCAGTTTCTCCAGTCAGTGAGATGGGCTGGCGCTGTGCACGCCGATCATGGGACCCTGTCCTCTGTCGCTCTTCCCACTGGCCTTGACCATGTCCCCCATTATCCAGAGAGTTGGTAGGACGTTGACCCCGATTCTCATAGCCGGCCTGGCATTGACCACGGTGACCCCTGAGGCCACGCCCTCGGCCCCGGCCACCTGCCTGAATCTTCATCATCTGCTCCATTTGTGCCGTAAGTTTCCTCACGTCATCTCGCAGCATGCTGAGCTCATCCCCACATTCGGATGTGGCCCCAGGAGAGGGTACCCCTTCTTCCTGGTGGTCACGTACTCGGCGCACAGCCACAGATGGTTCCTGGGAAGGGATGGTTATCTTCCGTACCTGTAAATACTGCTCAGCCAACTGAACAGCAGTACGGATTGTCTCGGGGTTGTGAGTTAATAGATGCAGCGGTAATTCTGCGTTGCCTACTCCCCTCATGAACTGTTCCTTGGCCATGGTGTTGCGGTGCTCCTCAGGAAAATCCGCGAATGCGGACGAAGCCTTCCTAAGGACGCGCAGTTCAAATGCCGAAATCATCTCATTCTCGGCACGGCTCATCGTCATGAGCTCTTGTCGTCGCAAGAGTGCATGATCTTGGGGGTCAAGGCGTTCCCTCAATGCCTGTTTGGCCAGTGCATAATCAGCCTTGGTGGCGGCTGGGAGGCTATCGTGCGTCATAAAAGCTCGCCCAGTCAAATATAGGGGAAGCACCGCATGCCGCCTCGGCACGGCCGCCGCCGCGTCATCTGCTGCAGCGGGCACAAAAAGCTCAAAACATTTGAACCACAGGGTAAAATCCTCTGATGGTTCACCACTGAACTCCTTTAATTTGGGGTGTGCCGCTGCCATTTTAACTCATCAAAGAACGAAACAGCTTAATGTCTAATATTTTCCTCTTCATACAATAATATAGAATGTGGACATGGAACTACGATTACAGGTAAACCCTTGCTAATCGCAGTTTGTAGCCTGCTTCCCGCTTCAGGTACTTGGGCCGCATACTGATTGGGTGGTAAACCCTACACAAACAGCTGCAATACACCCCATTTTGTACCACCAGGAATAGGATAAATAAATGCAGAGTTGGCTTCCCATAGATCTAGTGAACTGACCGGTTCGTGACACACTCACTACTCAGCGAACTCAAATTACCGGGCCTATTTCGTAGCATAACTAGGAAAACTCCTTAGCAAAGCTTTTATACCGAGCCCATGATTAAACAACTTGGTAAACCCTAAGTCATTCGGCAAAATGGGCCGCATGTGCAGGTAAACATTAATGCACATGCGCAGAGCGCCCCGTACGAACAAAACAATGCACGCCGTCGAATTCGGGCATCTGAAAAATAGCAATTTCTCGCCGAAAGTTCGATGCAGCCCCACGTTATGGGTGCCACTGTAAAGTACGAATACTTATGGTGGGGTCATGGGCATGCACTTACTCAACTCCAAGATATGAACTTAGAGAATAGGCTTTATTCTACGGGCGAACTAGCGTACAGGTCTCACTACACGGTAGATgctggagagagagagagatcgCTCCGCCTGCCTACTATGGGGCGCCTCGACAGCCATAATATGGCCCCGTCACATTATAATGgttgcacttagcgttgaacgccttaataagcctggttttacctctactgtcatccattatcaactgacatgatgtagttttacacaagggaggttaataggtatgtttgagtactttgaataaagtcattgcgacaatatcatgcattttgtagtccagttttcatgatcacatcatgtACAGCAGTTGGTAGGGtaggcattttttcctgcaccttggaggcatagtcacgtgacatagttataaaaatagatacacacgtggcactgtttatctgtcacatttttcgcgggagttcaaaatggcggaagagCCTGTCATTCAGCCTCAGTGACAGGCCTATTGGGATCATGATATTTCTTTATATAATGGTCTTATTCAAGTTCATGAGTATTCTAAAGATAAAGATCGAATGAAGGAGGTCATACGGTcgtatgaaattgccaatgcatGCAAGTTCAGTGTGTGGCACGAAGCACTAGACCATTATTTCGGCCAACATACAAGTCAGAAAGGTATGTAGTAtagaccatgtacatgatgtacatgcctGTGGTCCTGTGTGACATCTGTATGTATGATGACTACTTACTGCAGTGTAGGGAGGCTGGCTATGacaattgtcatgatgatgtgcaTGTTACAGCCAGATTGgtaggctacatgtaggcctagcggAGAAAAAATCTCATGTTTAGGCTATAtagctaggctaggcctagggcaggcctaggctacatactttttagctcacctgtcaggtgagcttatacgataccgcggcgtctggcgtccgtcgtcgtcgtcgtccgtcgttaacttttgacaaaatcgtggcacgtttcttaaccgcttgacccagaaagttcatatttgatgtgtgggtacccctaggcaagaccttccttcagaatgaaaatcagcataatttgactgctggtctgccatatagggagcgctctttgaaaacctatttttgtcattttgaagcttatggttaaagctagagcgatgaaaattttgttgtgggtgtatctaataaaggcacatcacatatcacacgggtttttgatttgaccttcatttcaaggtcacagaggtcgaactctaaaatttctttgatcatggcacgtttttttgctattggtcatagactctaaatttgatatgtagacacctattgggcatctgtacatgttgacacagatttaggtcagtgtgacctactattcaggtataagtaggtcaaggttaaaaaagcccattttctttataccagcagattgaagttcgaaatgaagttttagaggtcggcctgatatagaggtttcgatattaaatagattaatttcgtttcatatcactaggtggcggtattgtgcaaaaatgtcagttggcacattgccagcagttttgaatttcgtggttcgaggcaatccgtcggggtatcccagatgcgcagtgttgtactgcgccactagatctgcatactacaagtatggaagacagccattttatgaatttgaagcgagacgaagaaggaattaaataccttgaatcaatgctaaaacttaatcatccgctcttcggatgaggtcgtatgtgttgattacattcttgtgattggtttgagattattagtttgtcctcattgccgattgttttagaaaattttgactgtgattggaaggtaaaatgagaaacttgtcacactgttcttcggtttggaatggggatagtcaatgcagagccagttggtacaagctgccttgcgaatcggggtggcgtaataatactgtgaaagaacaataaaatgaagaattgtttcagtgtgtgtcagaaattatgtggtttccattgcatttgacaatcccaaagtttcgagagtatggcaaaatggcggctgccggAGATTagcgtc
This is a stretch of genomic DNA from Lineus longissimus chromosome 2, tnLinLong1.2, whole genome shotgun sequence. It encodes these proteins:
- the LOC135482887 gene encoding uncharacterized protein LOC135482887 — encoded protein: MLELGVTSSASETLTAKQKPKTSELGITSSAKETTACTEASRKPRKRGKRKEKPSPILCKDNGDGVRAISLMPCNDQGQPLAPIASQQERDPTISRIRQWVTDRDKPCWEAVKDAGRDVITYWRMFEDLQICDDTLVRTWIPPRKATPVFQQIVPPGLRPQILEETHTGVTSAHLGRRKTLGKMKNRFYWPGMTSDVAEFCRTCAQCVACGKPCPRMKAPLLSITSHAPLELVATDITELPVSPRGNRYCLVIGDHFTKYVNLYPMKDQTAKTVADIIFRRYVCEHGMPEAFHSDQGRQFEAEIVQELCTMLGIQKSRTSPYHPEGNGMIERFNETLKNSIAKVTVQLGTDWDLHLGPVQLAYNSSVHETTGLSPFYLNHGREPRLPVDVVYGCPTKDYWSSASRYSKAVFQELQEAFQEAQKTATISQERQKNVYDKWARHHPYQVGDKVWLHTTVSKDRHRKLALPWIGPYIIVKRMQTTAGLPGVTYRIQSEDASKRQRLVVHHNRLKPYAAPRIPRPLTDKNHEDVAEVNPPTVQAPQRMFSPIGAFPIGPVGGGFGGGMGLPVAPDPGPPTEPAVVAVEEQNAPEEGEPGVDMGLPADRPPPILAEDIDENHDAEVADDLPAAQPPDQASEDDPQEELADSNSDQGGEAEFEPPDEDNYHDAADQLPVLDERDEGEPPPNIPAANVPPPQDAGRPEADQMAQEGDMEIEAAPDPTTTRSGRGVRAPVYLHDYVRNVSTL